In Pseudomonas rhizosphaerae, one DNA window encodes the following:
- a CDS encoding acyl-CoA dehydrogenase, producing the protein MLLLWIVALVVGIAWLAHRRIPALPAMGIVAVFLLVMGAASRAPGWLLAVFWLLLIASALPLLLPEARRKWFTAPLFRWFKKTLPPMSDTERDAIDAGTVWWDGELFSGRPDWNTLLAYPKVQLSAEEQAFIDGPTEQLCAMVSDWQIGQDMDLPPAAWTHIKEHGFFALIIPKEYGGKGFSAYAHSQVAMKLATRSGDLASTVMVPNSLGPAELLLHYGTDEQRNHYLPRLARGDDIPCFALTGPLAGSDAGAMPDVGVICKGQWQGEEVIGIRLTWEKRYITLGPVATLLGLAFKAHDPEHLLGDKENLGISLALIPTDTPGVEIGRRHLPLGAAFMNGPNSGKDVFIPLDYLIGGQPMLGKGWMMLMNCLSVGRSISLPAVGTGAAKYTSLVTGQYAQVREQFNVPLAAFEGIQESLARIGGNAWLMDSARMLTANAVDLGEKPSVLSAILKYHLTERGRDCITHAMDVHGGKGIIMGPNNYLGRNWQGAPIFITVEGANILSRNLMIFGQGAIRCHPFVLKEMALAAREDQGQALLEFDALLLKHIGFAVSNAASTFILNLGFGHFEQAPGDRLAQGYFRALNRQAAAFALLADLSMMLLGGELKRRERLSARLGDVLSYLYLSSAALKRYHDQNSPEHLEPLLRWAMEESLGKAEHALDAILKNFPSKVLGYLLRGVVFPFGRRHTGPSDKLEAEVAAITGRPKGDPALEELLAGCYRPQGADDPVGALQVAYDLLRESHPLHKKLQQAYKARQFSATPGQSLIDAALDAGVLQPAEAQTLQRAEAARRKVIDVDDFNKDELLPTAGKVR; encoded by the coding sequence ATGCTGTTGTTGTGGATCGTCGCCCTTGTGGTCGGCATCGCCTGGCTGGCTCACCGCCGTATTCCCGCGCTGCCTGCCATGGGCATCGTCGCCGTCTTTCTGCTGGTCATGGGCGCCGCCAGTCGCGCGCCCGGTTGGCTGCTGGCGGTGTTCTGGCTGCTGCTGATTGCCAGCGCCCTGCCCCTGCTCCTGCCGGAGGCGCGCCGCAAGTGGTTCACCGCGCCGCTGTTCCGCTGGTTCAAAAAGACCCTGCCGCCGATGTCCGACACCGAGCGCGATGCCATCGACGCCGGTACGGTCTGGTGGGACGGCGAATTGTTCAGCGGCCGGCCTGACTGGAACACGTTGCTGGCCTACCCCAAGGTGCAATTGAGCGCAGAAGAACAGGCGTTCATCGACGGCCCGACCGAGCAGCTCTGCGCCATGGTCAGTGACTGGCAGATCGGCCAGGACATGGACCTGCCGCCAGCCGCGTGGACCCATATAAAAGAACACGGCTTCTTTGCCCTGATCATCCCCAAGGAATACGGCGGCAAGGGTTTTTCCGCCTACGCACACTCCCAGGTAGCGATGAAGCTGGCCACCCGCAGCGGCGACTTGGCCTCCACCGTCATGGTGCCGAATTCCCTCGGCCCTGCTGAATTGCTGCTGCACTACGGCACCGACGAGCAGCGTAACCACTACCTGCCGCGCCTCGCCCGTGGCGACGACATTCCCTGCTTTGCCCTGACCGGCCCGTTGGCAGGTTCCGATGCAGGGGCGATGCCTGACGTCGGTGTCATCTGCAAAGGCCAGTGGCAAGGTGAGGAAGTCATCGGCATCCGTCTGACCTGGGAAAAGCGCTACATCACCCTTGGCCCAGTCGCTACCTTGCTGGGCCTGGCCTTCAAGGCCCATGACCCCGAGCACCTGCTGGGTGACAAAGAAAATCTGGGCATCAGCCTCGCGCTGATTCCGACCGATACGCCCGGCGTCGAGATCGGTCGTCGCCACCTGCCCCTGGGCGCTGCGTTCATGAACGGCCCGAACTCGGGCAAGGACGTATTCATTCCCCTGGACTACCTGATTGGCGGCCAGCCGATGCTGGGCAAGGGCTGGATGATGCTGATGAATTGCCTGTCGGTGGGTCGCTCGATCTCCTTGCCAGCGGTCGGTACCGGCGCTGCCAAGTACACCAGCCTGGTGACCGGGCAGTACGCTCAGGTGCGCGAGCAGTTCAACGTGCCGTTGGCGGCGTTCGAAGGCATTCAGGAATCTCTGGCGCGCATCGGTGGCAACGCCTGGCTGATGGACAGCGCACGCATGCTGACCGCCAACGCCGTGGACCTTGGAGAAAAACCTTCGGTACTGTCGGCCATTCTCAAGTACCACCTGACCGAGCGTGGACGTGACTGCATCACCCACGCCATGGACGTCCACGGCGGCAAGGGCATCATCATGGGGCCCAACAACTACCTGGGTCGCAATTGGCAAGGCGCACCGATCTTCATCACCGTAGAAGGCGCGAACATTCTCTCACGCAACCTGATGATCTTCGGTCAGGGCGCCATCCGCTGCCATCCGTTCGTGCTCAAGGAAATGGCCCTGGCCGCACGCGAAGACCAGGGCCAAGCGCTGCTGGAATTCGATGCCCTGCTGCTCAAGCACATCGGCTTTGCGGTGAGCAACGCGGCCAGCACTTTCATTCTCAACCTGGGGTTCGGGCATTTCGAGCAGGCACCAGGCGACCGCCTGGCCCAAGGGTATTTCCGGGCGTTGAACCGGCAGGCTGCTGCTTTTGCCTTGCTGGCGGACTTGAGCATGATGCTGCTCGGTGGCGAATTGAAACGTCGTGAACGCCTCTCGGCGCGGCTGGGCGATGTGCTCAGCTATCTGTACCTGAGCTCGGCAGCGCTCAAGCGCTACCACGACCAGAACTCACCCGAACACCTGGAGCCGCTGCTACGCTGGGCCATGGAAGAAAGCCTGGGCAAAGCCGAACACGCCCTGGACGCGATTCTCAAGAACTTCCCCAGCAAGGTGCTCGGTTACCTGCTGCGCGGCGTGGTCTTTCCCTTCGGTCGCCGCCACACCGGCCCGTCCGACAAACTGGAGGCGGAAGTGGCGGCTATCACCGGTCGCCCGAAAGGCGACCCGGCGCTGGAAGAGCTGCTGGCCGGCTGCTATCGCCCGCAAGGTGCAGACGATCCGGTCGGTGCCTTGCAGGTGGCCTACGATCTGCTGCGCGAGAGCCATCCTTTGCACAAGAAGCTGCAGCAGGCCTACAAGGCCCGGCAGTTCAGTGCAACGCCTGGGCAATCGTTGATTGACGCAGCGCTGGACGCCGGCGTGTTGCAACCCGCCGAAGCGCAAACCCTGCAGCGAGCAGAAGCGGCGCGACGCAAGGTGATCGACGTCGACGACTTCAACAAGGATGAACTGCTGCCCACCGCCGGCAAGGTTCGTTGA
- a CDS encoding aliphatic sulfonate ABC transporter substrate-binding protein: protein MSTLFTPRHLLAASLSIALGLSFSVAAHAETQLRIGYQKSSTLMVLLKQQGTLEKQLADQGVRVSWHEFASGQPLLEALNVGNVDLSADVADTVPVFAQAAGGKLTYYASESASPQAQAILVRQDSPLKTLTDLKGHTVAVTKAAGAHYLLLAALRAGDLKFTDIQPAYLTIADGRAAFENRKVDAWVAWEPFLSAAQQHQPTRVLAGSEGLAAYKRYYLAGTPYAQANPAILKTVFDDLAETGKWVKSHPAEAAAILGPLWGNLDPAVVQQANARRSYDVQPVTREGLAEQQKIADAFQDEKLIPKRIDAVNVEVWAPGN from the coding sequence ATGTCCACCCTCTTCACCCCACGACACCTGCTCGCCGCAAGCCTCAGCATTGCGCTCGGCTTGTCCTTCAGCGTCGCGGCCCACGCCGAAACGCAACTGCGCATCGGCTACCAAAAATCATCGACCCTGATGGTGCTGCTCAAGCAGCAAGGTACGCTGGAGAAACAACTGGCAGACCAGGGCGTGCGCGTCAGCTGGCACGAGTTCGCCAGCGGCCAACCGCTGCTCGAAGCGCTCAACGTCGGCAATGTCGACCTGTCCGCCGATGTTGCCGACACCGTGCCGGTGTTCGCTCAGGCCGCGGGCGGCAAGCTTACTTACTACGCATCCGAATCGGCCTCGCCGCAGGCTCAGGCGATCCTGGTTCGGCAAGACTCGCCACTGAAGACACTGACCGATCTGAAGGGCCACACGGTGGCGGTCACCAAGGCCGCCGGCGCGCATTACCTGCTACTGGCCGCCTTGCGCGCAGGCGATCTGAAATTCACCGACATTCAGCCGGCCTACCTGACCATCGCCGACGGTCGCGCTGCCTTCGAGAACCGCAAGGTAGATGCCTGGGTGGCGTGGGAACCCTTCCTCAGCGCCGCGCAGCAGCACCAACCCACACGCGTGCTGGCCGGCAGCGAAGGCCTGGCAGCGTACAAGCGTTATTACCTGGCCGGCACACCCTACGCCCAGGCCAACCCGGCCATTCTGAAAACCGTATTCGATGATCTGGCCGAAACCGGCAAATGGGTCAAGTCGCATCCTGCCGAAGCGGCCGCGATACTGGGCCCATTGTGGGGCAACCTTGATCCGGCCGTGGTACAGCAAGCCAACGCCCGCCGCAGCTACGACGTGCAGCCAGTCACCCGTGAAGGGCTGGCCGAGCAGCAGAAGATCGCCGACGCCTTTCAAGACGAGAAGCTGATTCCTAAGCGGATCGACGCGGTGAACGTGGAGGTATGGGCGCCGGGCAACTGA
- a CDS encoding ABC transporter permease has protein sequence MSSEFQANMVALQTIIYREVRRFTRIWPQTLLPPAITMVLYFVIFGNLIGKQIGGMGGFSYMEYIVPGLIMMSVITNSYGNVVSSFFGAKFQRSIEELMVSPLSPHTILVGYVAGGVLRGLMVGVIVTVLSLFFTDLQVHHLGITVLVVFLTATIFSMLGFVNAVFARNFDDISIVPTFVLTPLTYLGGVFYSISLLPPFWQTVSLANPVLHMVNAFRYGILGVSDISIGVAVAFMLVATVVLYFACVTLLVSGRGMRS, from the coding sequence ATGAGCTCCGAATTTCAGGCCAACATGGTCGCCCTGCAGACCATCATCTACCGCGAAGTACGCCGCTTCACGCGGATCTGGCCGCAGACCCTGCTGCCGCCGGCCATTACCATGGTCTTGTACTTCGTCATCTTCGGCAATCTGATCGGCAAGCAGATCGGTGGCATGGGTGGCTTCAGCTACATGGAGTACATCGTACCGGGGCTGATCATGATGTCGGTGATCACCAACTCCTACGGCAACGTGGTCTCGAGCTTCTTCGGTGCCAAGTTCCAGCGTTCCATCGAAGAACTGATGGTCTCGCCGCTGTCGCCGCACACCATTCTGGTGGGCTATGTGGCGGGCGGCGTGTTGCGCGGCCTGATGGTTGGGGTGATCGTTACCGTGCTGTCGCTGTTCTTCACCGACCTGCAGGTGCATCACCTGGGCATCACCGTACTGGTGGTGTTCCTGACGGCGACGATCTTCTCGATGCTGGGCTTCGTCAACGCGGTGTTCGCGCGCAACTTCGACGACATCTCCATCGTACCGACCTTCGTGCTCACGCCGTTGACCTACCTGGGCGGCGTGTTCTATTCGATCAGCCTGCTGCCGCCGTTCTGGCAGACGGTGTCGCTGGCCAACCCGGTGCTGCACATGGTCAACGCGTTCCGCTATGGCATCCTCGGCGTCTCCGATATCAGCATCGGTGTGGCGGTGGCATTCATGCTGGTGGCCACGGTAGTGCTGTACTTCGCCTGCGTGACGCTGCTGGTCAGTGGCCGCGGCATGCGCAGCTGA
- a CDS encoding LysR family transcriptional regulator, which translates to MKIDDIQAFLAVVRLQSLSVAAQSLQLTQSAITRRLQSLEESLGAVLLDRHTKPMKPTAIGLRVYERCQGVMREIDSLHELVAEDAAPSGTLRLGVPQTVGDAVLLDALQALKQRFADLQVQVAHGWGGQLVQRIQHRELDAAAALFPAGKVFPEGVVGHSLARMPLLVVGAKGLDLGKRCKLADCQSTGWVLNPDGCGFRAGLSHALAEQGLSLKLNLEIFGTDLQLGLAASGMGLGLVPAPLLQHSRHRDQLQVLQVSDFKPMVDLWLVHASFVGNLQGAIKLFGETVAHGMNTE; encoded by the coding sequence ATGAAGATAGATGACATCCAAGCGTTTCTGGCGGTCGTGCGATTGCAGTCGTTGAGCGTCGCCGCCCAATCCCTGCAACTTACGCAGTCCGCCATCACCCGGCGCCTGCAAAGCCTCGAGGAGTCACTGGGGGCAGTCTTGCTCGATCGGCATACCAAACCGATGAAGCCCACGGCCATCGGCCTGCGCGTGTACGAACGCTGCCAGGGCGTGATGCGCGAGATCGATTCGTTGCATGAGCTCGTGGCCGAGGATGCGGCGCCCTCCGGCACCCTTCGACTGGGCGTGCCGCAGACGGTTGGCGACGCGGTGCTGCTCGACGCCCTGCAAGCCCTGAAGCAGCGCTTCGCGGATCTGCAGGTGCAGGTCGCCCATGGCTGGGGAGGCCAGTTGGTCCAGCGGATCCAGCACCGTGAACTGGACGCTGCGGCGGCGCTGTTCCCGGCGGGCAAGGTGTTCCCCGAAGGTGTGGTGGGGCATTCCCTGGCGCGCATGCCGCTGCTGGTCGTCGGCGCCAAGGGCCTGGACCTCGGCAAACGCTGCAAGCTGGCGGATTGCCAAAGCACAGGATGGGTATTGAACCCGGACGGCTGCGGTTTCCGCGCCGGCCTCTCACACGCACTGGCCGAACAGGGCCTGAGCCTCAAACTCAACCTGGAGATCTTCGGCACCGATTTGCAGCTGGGTCTGGCCGCCAGTGGCATGGGCCTGGGGCTGGTCCCGGCACCGCTGTTGCAGCACAGCCGCCACCGCGATCAGTTGCAGGTGTTGCAGGTCTCGGATTTCAAACCCATGGTCGACCTGTGGCTGGTGCACGCCTCCTTCGTAGGTAATCTGCAAGGCGCGATCAAGCTGTTTGGTGAGACCGTGGCCCACGGCATGAATACCGAATGA
- a CDS encoding PA2817 family protein — translation MATAHLEHHLVLLDHLRSILVALGEAEQVPEESHALFLDRFDELRAQLPVDPVESQYLGQDIICQVITRYPQIAHLVPRDLLWFFAGDCLHYMPDEEIELYQALEERRFEAEENDEPFDWNQEKQLMAMSGPQSHH, via the coding sequence ATGGCCACCGCCCATCTCGAACACCACCTTGTCCTGCTGGACCACTTGCGCAGCATTCTCGTGGCATTGGGCGAGGCGGAGCAGGTACCCGAGGAAAGCCACGCGTTGTTTCTCGATCGTTTCGACGAACTGCGCGCGCAACTACCGGTCGACCCGGTGGAAAGCCAGTACCTGGGCCAGGACATCATCTGTCAGGTCATCACCCGCTACCCGCAGATCGCCCATCTGGTGCCACGCGACCTGCTGTGGTTCTTCGCCGGTGACTGCCTGCACTACATGCCCGACGAAGAGATCGAGCTGTATCAAGCATTGGAAGAACGCCGCTTCGAAGCCGAAGAAAACGACGAGCCGTTCGACTGGAATCAGGAGAAGCAGTTGATGGCGATGTCGGGCCCGCAAAGCCACCATTGA
- a CDS encoding acyl-CoA dehydrogenase family protein: MTQFDPVALAALTERMALHAERYDRSGEFPHDNIEHLHSLGLLALTVPTAYGGGGADLATAQKVVAAVAKGEPATALILVMQYLQQARLHQSERWPKAWQQRLALEAVETGALINSLRVEPELGTPARGGLPNTVARRTAEGWRITGRKIYSTGSHGLTWLLVWARSDDDEPLVGSWLVRRDTPGVSIEDTWDHLGMRATCSHDVVFDDVLVPLDQAVSVSPASAPQPELDAEGLRWMAVLMSSVYDGVAQAARDSFIDWLQHRVPANLGAALATLPRFQERVGEIDSLLLANQALLQSSAEGRLPAERWPAIKYLVCNQAIRAVTLAIEAGGNPALDRRNALERHYRNVLCARIHTPQDDSALVAIGRQALL, translated from the coding sequence ATGACCCAGTTCGACCCCGTTGCCCTTGCCGCGCTGACCGAACGAATGGCCCTGCACGCCGAGCGCTACGACCGCAGCGGCGAGTTTCCCCATGACAACATCGAGCACCTGCACAGCCTGGGCCTGCTCGCCCTGACCGTGCCCACCGCCTATGGCGGCGGTGGGGCCGACCTGGCCACGGCGCAGAAAGTGGTGGCGGCCGTCGCTAAGGGCGAGCCGGCCACGGCGTTGATTCTGGTCATGCAGTATCTGCAGCAGGCCCGCTTGCACCAGAGCGAGCGCTGGCCCAAGGCCTGGCAGCAGCGCCTGGCCCTGGAGGCTGTGGAAACCGGCGCGTTGATCAACTCCCTGCGGGTCGAGCCCGAGCTCGGCACGCCGGCGCGCGGCGGTTTGCCCAACACCGTGGCGCGGCGAACCGCCGAGGGCTGGCGAATCACAGGTCGCAAGATCTACTCCACGGGCAGCCACGGCCTGACCTGGCTGCTGGTGTGGGCGCGCAGTGACGACGATGAACCGCTGGTGGGCTCATGGCTGGTGCGCAGGGACACGCCCGGCGTCAGCATCGAGGACACCTGGGACCACCTGGGGATGCGCGCGACGTGCAGTCACGACGTGGTCTTCGACGACGTGCTGGTGCCCCTCGACCAAGCGGTGAGCGTGAGCCCGGCCAGCGCGCCGCAGCCGGAACTCGACGCCGAAGGCTTGCGCTGGATGGCGGTGCTGATGTCCAGCGTCTACGACGGCGTGGCCCAGGCCGCGCGGGACTCGTTCATCGACTGGTTGCAGCACCGGGTGCCGGCCAACCTCGGCGCCGCCCTGGCGACGTTGCCGCGCTTCCAGGAGCGGGTCGGCGAGATCGACAGCCTGCTGCTGGCCAACCAGGCCCTGCTGCAATCGTCCGCCGAAGGCCGCCTGCCCGCCGAACGCTGGCCGGCCATCAAGTACCTGGTCTGCAACCAGGCCATCCGCGCCGTGACCCTGGCCATCGAAGCCGGCGGCAACCCCGCGCTGGATCGCCGCAACGCGCTAGAGCGGCACTACCGCAACGTGCTCTGCGCACGCATCCATACGCCCCAGGATGACAGCGCGCTGGTCGCGATCGGGCGCCAGGCGCTGCTGTAG
- a CDS encoding ABC transporter ATP-binding protein — MSSALSIRQLTKTYGNGFQALSGIDLDVAEGDFFALLGPNGAGKSTTIGILSTLVNKTSGTVNIFGNDLDRQPAALKRSIGVVPQEFNFNQFEKTFDIVVTQAGYYGIPAKVAKERAEKYLTQLGLWDKRDTPSRSLSGGMKRRLMIARALIHEPRLLILDEPTAGVDIELRRSMWGFLTELNEKGITIILTTHYLEEAEQLCRNIGIIDHGTIVQNTSMRDLLGTLHVETFLLDLGQPLDAAPQLQGYPCTLVNPQTLEVQVDKEIGITSLFGQLALLNIPVLSLRNKTNRLEELFVSLVEKNLRKVAV; from the coding sequence ATGAGTTCTGCTCTGTCCATTCGACAGTTGACCAAAACCTACGGCAACGGGTTTCAGGCCCTCAGTGGCATTGATCTCGACGTAGCGGAAGGCGACTTCTTCGCACTGCTGGGCCCCAACGGCGCAGGCAAATCGACCACCATCGGTATCCTGTCCACCCTGGTCAACAAGACCAGCGGCACGGTCAACATCTTCGGCAACGACCTGGACCGCCAGCCGGCCGCGCTCAAGCGCAGCATCGGCGTGGTGCCCCAGGAGTTCAACTTCAACCAGTTCGAGAAAACCTTCGACATCGTCGTGACCCAGGCGGGCTACTACGGCATTCCGGCCAAGGTTGCCAAGGAACGCGCTGAAAAGTACTTGACCCAGTTGGGCTTGTGGGACAAGCGCGATACGCCATCACGATCGTTGTCCGGTGGCATGAAGCGGCGTCTGATGATCGCGCGGGCATTGATCCACGAGCCGCGCCTGCTGATCCTTGACGAGCCCACCGCGGGCGTGGACATCGAGCTGCGCCGCTCGATGTGGGGCTTTCTCACCGAGCTCAACGAGAAAGGCATCACCATCATCCTTACCACCCATTACCTGGAAGAAGCCGAACAGCTGTGCCGCAACATCGGCATCATCGACCACGGCACCATCGTCCAGAACACCAGCATGCGTGATCTGCTCGGCACCCTGCACGTTGAGACCTTCCTGCTCGATCTGGGGCAGCCGCTGGACGCTGCGCCGCAGTTGCAGGGCTACCCCTGCACGCTGGTCAATCCGCAGACCCTGGAAGTGCAGGTCGACAAGGAGATCGGCATCACCTCGCTGTTCGGCCAGTTGGCATTGCTGAACATCCCGGTGTTGAGCCTGCGCAACAAGACCAATCGCCTGGAGGAGCTGTTCGTGTCCCTGGTGGAGAAAAATCTGAGGAAGGTCGCGGTATGA